The window ACTCTTATATGACCGCGTTCATTGTTTCTTGTACactcaacaatatataatcttcttagaagaatgtaaaaatcttgaatttcaataatattatagttctatttcaatactataattattatttcaagaatataatataattattctgataattttattctaagaaaattataatctttgatttaaacgtacagtattttctatccaatatttttttcctttccattCCATAAGACAATTATTCTTAAACAACAAGAATATgtcattttcttgattaaattatataaaattttaaaacgaatcttcaattttaaataatttttttttgatctaatgcaatataatcttatttcaagattttcatttGAACTAaagatattgtcaaaataacaatattcgTTTTATCTGTACGATTGCTAAAATGTCATAACTTTTCGTAGTACTGCTTATCACGCTCGAACgttcttcataattattttaatgggataacaaaattatttttagatctctgggtaaatttttaaataccttCAACACAACGTTATTATTTCGTGTAAGAATTAATCCAATCTAATGAATGAGTTAGTCGTAACGTAAATGCTTAATGGAAATATTGAGATGTTAAAAGTTTCCAAGTTAGACGCGAAGCGTTTACATGAACTAAGTCTCGCGGGACGCAAGTGTAACAGACAGTTACACCATAAACAGTTCTCTAAATTTCAAATACTAAagctaaaaagaaaaaacgcgCGCTTAAGCTCAGAGGATGCTACGAGCGGTCTCGCCCCATGTAATATTTCGTTCGGAAAGACGATTAAAGATACGTTGATCCGAGTATTAGAAAGCGTACCGGAAGCACATGGGTTAAGCGACGACGCAAAATTGCGCGccgtcccccccccccccctcttggAGAGCGTTACGGAGACGTCGGATGAAATGTAGGGAAGGAGGAAATAAGCGGACGCCGATGAGGAAGGGACGGAAAAGACTCTGGAGACACTAGAAACGCAGTTCGAGGGGATGAAGCGTGGCGCCCGAGGGGCAACTGACGCGTCTGATGAGAGCACCCCTCGTTTCCCTCGCTGCTGTCCGATCTAGCCctcatctctctctccgcgAGCTTCTTGCTCGTCCACCTCTCTTACTTAAACCACCCTCCTTCCAACCACCCCAGCGATCACTTTGCGCCCTCCGTGCGCCGTTTCTCTTCTGCCGCTCGCAGGTTCCGAGATCCTCGGCTTCTCCCCATCGTCCGGTTTCCCACGTTACCGTTACTCCTCCCCTCTTCCTTTCCCCCTTTGCTCCGGATCGCTTCGAATTTAATTGTTACGCACGAATTGCGAATTTGTTGCACGCCGGACGAATTTGTTATGCCTCACGCGTCTGTACATTCAGATTAACGAAGGGATCTTAGATATTCTacacacggagaaaattttcttttaaaacttatcctcaaaatctggtaattgtgggataaaTAATGTGTGGcctcaaagaattttactatactttataataaaatttactacaaTGTACTacaatactttcaataaattttactacagGTATAgtgaattttactatacttttagtaaattttactaaaaagtatagtaaaattcgtcgaggtcacacattcgcccacaattaccaaattttgaaagtaaatttttaagagacaATTCTTTCCGTGCACCAACAGTgcactaaaaatttaactaaatacaaatttgaaaataactttGTTGGACTAccgaaataattatgtagaatgTTCAAGCATGATAAAGCGAACCTggaaagttttgacattctgGCAACCAATTAAAGAGTGTTCCACACAATTATTTGCAGACCTGCATCTTgacaattgcaaaaaatatcgagtttttacaatacacagagcattgtaaaaactaggttctgcaataggctgacaattgcagaaactatcgagtttttacaatacacagagtattgtaaaaactagtttctgcaataggctgacaattgcagaaactatcgaatttttacaatacacagagtgttgcagaaaatatcaaatttttacaatacacagagaagtgtaaaaaataatttctgcaataggctgacaattgcagaaaatatcgaatttttacaatacacagagtgttgtaaaaaataatttttgcaataggctgacaattgcagaaaatatcgaatttttacaatacacagagcattgtaaaaattattttctgcaataggctgacaattgcagaaaatatcgaatttttacaatacacagagcattgtaaaaactagtttctgcaataggctgacgattgcggaaaataataaatttttacaatacacagagtgttgtaaaaaataatttctgcaataggctgacaattgcagaaagaCCTTAGGTCTTTCAATGAAATGCCACGctgtttattgataaaataaataaataaataaatggattATAActgcttttaataaaaaaaaaattaaaagcctCTTGCGTAACTTGCAGTAGGAATTCCTTCAGACCCTAGTGTGATAATCAGGCGTACGAAAAATAAGGATACATGTCTAATAATTCTCcgtgttaaaaattcaatgtaCCCAGACTAAACGAGACAGCAAAGGAGCCGAGCACGGAGGAGAGCGTAGCGCAATCGTTATCGTTTAAAACCGAAAACCTGATCGCTTAAAGCGTCCAGGTCTGCGCTAATTCGGGGGCACTTGAGAGGGCGGCAATGTAATACGGATATTTATTACCCCGTgctatttaaatgtttaactaCCGAGCCGAGGGGGAAGCGCGATATCCTAGCGAGCTACCCACCCGGTGCAGTAGGCGTCGGTGCGCGACTGCATCCTCCATTAAACTTACTTTACGGTATTAAGGATGTTCCGTCCGAGGCAGGACGTCTCCGAGCCGAGCCAATTTCCTTTCGTCGCCCGAGGCGCGCGGAATCCGCCCTCCCTTCCCCGCCCCGCCGTCCACCGACGGGGGCGACGACGATGGAAATGGCATCGGGGCTACGGAAGGGCTGCAGGATCGAATTAATTAAGACCGCCGCGCGCCCGCCCGTGGCAGGATCCGTGGAGATATACTCCTGGATGCGTTTTACGATCGTCGCGTCGTTTCGCACCGCGTTCGATAAATTGAATGCGCCGGGAAAACTTTCGGCGACGCGGGGGGAAGTATAGGATCCGTAAAACTCGTCGAttcgtaaatttttcttcGTTAATTTCGCAATTGTCGCGTCGAGATAAAACGTTCATTTCGGCCCCTAAGGATTGGCCGTTATTCGACGTATCTTGATTACAACGCGTGTAATTACCGCGATACCTAAATAGTCCGGAATGGATTTGCCGTCGTTGTCGTTATGCCGATTTACGCGGCAATTCTCTAGAAAGatatttctttcgttttttttttttttttttttaacgcggAGAATTTCGCGCACCTCGTTCTGCGCGactctaattaattttaactaccGCGATACCGGTGGTATTTCGGCGCTCGCGATAATCCCCCAAATATCTCCCGCCCCGTGATAAATTTCGCGGCTAAGCGCCGATAACGCGCACGATCGTATTTTTCCTTTCAGCGGTGACCCGCCCGTTTTACGCTCGTCGTTCGATTTCCCGCGAACGAGCGCGTAAGTCGCGGGAGCGACGCGCGAAACGATCCGCGGGCGGCAATTAATTCACGATTCGCGAATTATTGCGCGAGTATAAGGAAAAGGGGGCGGGGGGGAGCAGGAATGAAGCCGCGAAGATCTCCCGGCTGCATCTCCCGCGAGGTCCGACCTTTTTAACCTTTCCCTCGACTTCCTCCCCCGATGCAACCCTCTCCCGTCCCCCTttctcccctctccccccccccccgatccCTCTTGTACCGCTTGCGAGAGCTGCTTTACAGCCCTGTTTAACCACCTGTTACGCCGAGAGAGACTCGCGTTGAACTTCCGCGCTTTTCTTTTTCGCGAAACACGCGAGCACCACCTGCCGCACCTACGATCCACCACGTCTACCCCCTCGCCCTCGTCGTCAtcattgtcgtcgtcgtcgtcagcGTTTGTCGCCCGCGGCGACCGATCGATCCCGCCGATCGAATGTCAGCGAAATGTCGCCGACCGGACACCCCCCTTCTCCCCCTCTCGATTCCATTTCGCACGTGTCCAGGTGTCCCGTCTCTCGTCGCCCTATCGATTGTCGCTATTGTAACTATTTTTCGAAAGTTCAAAGTTCGCAGCCGACGGCGGCCAGACTCCGGCAGCCGCCAATTACTGTCGATCCGCTtccgtcgccgccgtcgccgttaTCGATGACTCGGGATTTCATTCTCCGGGAAATACCTCGTGTCCACCTCGCCTTTTCGCCACGTCGGCCGACGGCGTTTACGTCTACGGGGTGTATTGATCGCGAAACAACGTCTTCGGCCGCGATGACCCTCGTCAACTTCGCTCGGCTAGTTGACGTGGAGAAATACCGAAAAATTAGTAGTTTCGGACTTCGATCTCCCCTGATAATGAGAACCGAGGAAGCTCGACGTTTCGAAGTTCATCGAGACTTCAACTTCACGAGCCTCTAGAATCCTTTtttctgctttttttttttttaaataaaaaatagacgCTAACATTCTTTTCGCGTGATGAAAAATTGGGTATTATTGATGAGAACGCGAGTTTCCGACTCTTTCTTAAATACGTCGAGAATACATATTCCTCTACATTTCCCagaaatgttacattttgCATGACGCAACGGGGAACGTTTGCTAAATATGAAACACACGCATACGTACAACTTTAGTTCTCTCGTCGTTAGCTTACTGAAGCCTCACGAGTAAATGAGAGAGAATCGTACAATAGTTTCTATATTACAAATTCATCGCTTGTATATTCGAGATATATGTTAAGATCAATCCcagctaattttatttaaattcgtaTTTTATTAGGTGCcttaaaaattgttgaaatacACGAATTCGACTTTACCTGTTTTAGGCGTTTCTTGCGGAAGAGCGGATGAATAGAGTGTCCAGGAATTTCTCTGTGAACATAAAAATGCCAATCGTCATAAAAGAAATTTCCGTTCAAAATCGAATTGATCAAATCtgaagttaaattaaaaataattcgcaaAATTGACCTCATTAAATTTAACgagaatctttttaaaaaagcagaAAGGCTCGAATGattgaaaaatcaaaaatatgtagaataaACAGAGCCAAGGGCCGCGATAAGATGTACGTGTcgtattacaatttattacaaagtttCACAGCAGACATTTCGATCTCGCATTAGACCATTTTCAATGTGGAAaagttacaaattaaaaatattacataacaaattttttaaaacgcatTACGACACgcgaaaaaaatctttttaattccCGTGAATGCGGGTCAATCACGTTGGTCGCATTTGCACGCGTGATTGACAGCACTCGTGTTTCGCGGAACGCAATGATTCCGCCGACTGCTCGCAGGTTTGGTCTGGCCTGTGCAAATTTGAGGTACAGCTACCGCCGAAAGGACCCTTTGCTCGCAATATCTGAATTTCAAAGAGAGCCGCGTATTCCGAGGATATTGAAAATCCTCGGGCGGACAGAGTCAAAGTTGCAGAAATGGCGAAACGACTGTTCCTCAATACCCGCAAAAAGATATGAGATAGagatatagaaaaatagagagaaaaagagagagagagagagaaaaagggcaaaaaaaagagagattcGAAAGGACGAGCGTTACATAAAAGAGCAACTGGACCAGCGAGAGGATATCGGAAAGGAACGCTGGAAAGAATCTTTGACGATGCCGAAAAAGACATCGCAAAAGTCAATGCTAATTCGACACACAATCCAATGATATTTATAcgaaatacaaattttgacGCGCTcttcgaaatatatttatcagcGTGAACTCTAGAAGAAATTCTGAAGAAATTATAAGAGACAGgaagagaccggaagagacggagagaaacggggagagactgggagagaccgagagagaccgggagagacgagtagagacgggaagagacggggagagaccgggagagacgaggagagaccgggagagacggggagagaccgggagagacggggagagaccgagagaggcgaagaatgtttctattgtgtttaaattaaggtaataagaaaaataaagatggcttttattttattgaaaaaaaggaacttatttaaaagtcattatttaacagtcttttgaatggatttctaaatccatggcagcttttagaaaaaaaagttagaagtacgtgaataaatgaatattagatttattaaagatagataaatgcttattcaaaaataaaataaaaagagcaacagtaaagcaaggctcttgaaaattaaacaacgaaagcaaagaaaatttgaaaaaaacataagaatagagagccacagcaacgagTGGCAAGACATAgctagtatatatatatatatatatatatatatatatatatatatatatatgtcagcggaatacttaataaaaactacttattttattaattgatacttttaattatgttttaaaagttgaaatattttaaattattttagaagatatatctatatctatataataaatttctctatttttttaaaattaatcctttctcaatatgttttatatttttaaatgtagcGGATAATTTTGCCATATTTGATCTCAATGACATTAACCAATCAGGAATAACTAAAGCTAATTGGACTTTTGCAGAAGTAGCTCATCTATAAAAGAACAATCCTTCCGTTGTCAAACCATTGCGCATGGCGCGAACTGTGTATCGGTGCATGTGCACATAACCTCTCTGTGTACCCGTTTCTCAGTATTGAATTTCTGTTATGCTTTATAACAAaagtgataataaatatttaatgttgcaTACAAGAGTTATTAGAAGATATGGCCGGTTTGGATTTAATACAAACATACTCTTCCGATTCGGACGAAGATGAGAAGAGCAGAGATgatcataaaattgtaaacaagtacataacttatattatttttattgtgcttttttatttttattttcttattgcaATGCAATACTTCTTTTTGAAAGTTCTCTTTAATTATACCAAAAAAGTCTGCTAcatatttggataaatttaCAGGTTAGCTTTACCTGCAAGTATTTTATCATGGAAAGGAGTTGAATATAACGAAGAAGTGATTGATAATCCACTCGATCATGATGGACGTATACGAAGCTTTAAACATGAGCGTGGTAATTGGGCAACTTTGATTTACATAAAttgtaagtatttaaatttcaaacgtaagatattgttattaaagtaCTACTGACAGTAAATTTTCACCCAGATGATAATTCACGTATAAGTGTAacttttgttattagaatttttataattaaaaatatttttgtacattaaaataatgtctgtttatttattctaatactCACACTTAACACAAAGtagattttaaattcttcattacataaatttttgctCAAAGTAatatcaatgtaaaaaaatgagtAGCACTCATAATagagttaatttaaattgaacaTAAATGATATAGATCAAGtcttcttaatattaaatattcaatattaagattaatcaaaagttgaaattaatttcagaCATACCCAACGATTGTCTTCACATTTGGATAGATTCTGTGATAAGTAAATTGCCTGTCAAAGGCAGTATCATTTCTAGTCTTCACATTAGTCTCAGCCGTACTTTGATTTTAAAGTTCCATTGGATTGAATCATTCGTAGAGGGCATAAAACAGTCGTGTCATAGATTCAATAAATTTGTCGTACAACTTACGAATATAAAGGTGTACTGTAATGAAGAGAAAACTCGTACATTCCTTGGTATTTATTGTCAAGATGAGGATGGAATGTTAAAGTGCCTGACGGAAGCCCTTGATAATGTATTAGCTGAATATCAATTGCCATCATTTTATAAGGCATGTGAAACTAATTCTCATTCtgcttttataaaacttaacatacaatatgaaataagtaacagattttataattCGCATTTGTTTTCTGACGCTTCACTGTAGACATGttacattatgtaaattataagtatatacttaatatgactgcaattaattatacttaagTATATTTCATGTATTTCTTATAGGATACTTCATATCACATCAGCTTCTTTTCGTGCCTTGGAGACAAGCGAGCCTACTTAAAAGAAATTCTACCATCTCTCACTAacagtttaaacaaatttttaatggaaaacATGGAAGATGGTTATGTGCATGTCAATGACATACAATGCAAAATTGGCAATAAATGTTAtagttttgaattaaaataaaaaattgaacaatttaTAAGGCATAAAACctatattaagaaattaaaaagtattatatttattatttataaaaagcaaaACTATTACTTCATAATTTCCTTCAATAGATTGGAGTCTTGATTTTTTGCAGacctttatattattataacaaatatgtgaatttattaataatttacaaattgtaaTAGTATTGATTTTTGGGTATATTACATGTATCATGAAATATGAACTTTGTTCTAGAAGTATATCTACATATTcgtaagatatttttaaaaataattgtgaatcagaattatatatataaaatattttccttagaaaatattatactgGTTTAAAAATCGCTAAATTATGAGGTAATTTCGTTATAATGCCCGCACCTCGCCATAATTTAATCCAcgaattacataaattagGCTCTATACTAGCCAGTAGCGTACAAATTTCAggattttgtataaataactttGCTTCTGGATGGCTTGCGATATTTTTACAACCACTAACATCGATATAATTTAACGTAGGTTGACGACTTAGCAACGCGTTTACAGATAATAcagatacatttgtattcccactgagtattaattttaatagtctAGGCAATTGCTTTAGGATGATTTTTACATCAAAGTCCGTCACGTCGCAGAACGAAAGGTCCAGCGATTCCAAACTGGGTGAGAGAGTCATCGTATCCAGACTCAAGACGGAACGGTTGGAAGGCAGAATATTAGATAAATTCAAATCGAATAGTTGCCTACTCAGGAAAGAGGCCGTCGCGTCGCGATTTAATTTGTTCCATGAAATATCGCAGCTCGTCAGATTGGGATTGTCAAGTGGAAGATGAAAGTCCTCGAGCATGCAGTAACGCAAGTTAAGGGTTTGCAAGTATCTCAAGGGCGCGATTAGCTTCCGAAGGGTATCGCGACCCTCGGCACCCAACGGATTGTAACTCAGATCCAGGACTCTTAACTGAGGTGGCAATGAGTTTACTTGGCGCAAACAGGCGAAGTCAATATCACAGCCTTTTAAGTAGAGTTCCTGCAAAGACGTAAGATTCGAGAGACATCGATGCAAGTGTGTTCCTGCTGTTAGCAATACGGTACCCGATAACTGTAGTAGCTTAATACTTTTTTCGTAttctaaagtttttaataacgGTATAAGCAATTGCTTATCGTCAATATCATCAGCTTTTACACGAAATATCGAGGTGTTCTCGCAAGATCTCAAGCATTTTAACACGATCTCGCAGGGGATCAAATTGCGACTACAACAGATGGTTTTGTATCGCTCGACGATGGACGGAACCTGCAGCTCGACTACCTCGCATTCCAATTTCGTCGCGTCGTTTGCATTTTCTCTCGCGTTTTTCAGGATACCTTCCTTCGTTATGGCAGTCCCGTTCATCGACTGCAACTGCAACTTAATTGTACAGCCGGTTTCGTCATGGAACATGCGTTCGGTGGTACTGATAATGCATGTTATGAAATCTCTCTCGTCTTCGCAAATTGCCATCTTTAGATCGAACACTTCTTCCTTAACAGACATACGTAAATGTACGTATTCCTTGTCGTGCTGTTTCGAGCTTACTGTCGTATGCGGCAACTGCGGTTGCAAATAAGGCACCGGGGATGGCGAACGAGACACAGTAAATCCATTCGAGATCAAAGACGTCTGTCGTTTTCTTCTAGTTCTTTTAGGTCCTTCGTATTGACAAATTTCGGCGGAATCCTCGTCGCTGTTCTCGCTCGTGCTAAAATCGTCCTTGCTTCGACGCGCGTCGTTCAGCTTCAATTTCTTAGCGATGTTCTCCAGATTTCCCTCGGAAGACTTTCGTTTGATCGTGGCGGCATGATGACTGCTTGATTTGTTTTGATTAGTTTGACTTGTAGACTTTTTCTTCGTCGTCGTAATCCCAATATCATCTTCAAGCCAATCGTCGACGAGAACTTGTTCCTCACTCACTAAGGGCGTATCATTATTGCTGGCCTTAAATGCTTTAACGGtgttttttgttgaatttttattgaacGATCGCAATCTCGCTATCGTTCTTTTGTAATCTTCGCCGGCAGATACCTCAGGTTCTGTCTCGAACGACGACGCGGACTTCTTGTCCAGTGTCGAAGCGTCGTCGCTGAAccttttccttctctttctcgccGGTATAACAGCTAAGAGTTTTTTACGGATCGCGTCGTACTCGACCAAATCCTCGGGGCTCAGATTTACGCGTTCCCTCCAATCCTCCAGGCAATCCAGCACCGTGTCGCCGCTGCGGGTCGTGCGCGTCACGTCCGCCCCGTGCCGCATCAAGAGCTCTATCATCGAGGAGTGTCCGCAGGACGCAGCGTCGTGCAACGGCGTCATGCCGTAGCAGGATATGCCGCCCGGATCGTTGATTTCCGCGCCGTACTTTAGCAGCAGCTCTGCGATCTCCACGTGACCGAAATTGGCAGCCTCGTGAAGCGGTGTCCAGCCCAAGTTGTCCCTGACGTTGGTCGAGTGACCGGACGACAGAAGCCTCTCGACCGCGGCGATATTACCGTTGATACACGCCACGTGCAGGTCCGTCTCGCCCTTTGCGTTCCTCGTAATCACCGCCGTTCctcttctccttcttttcctGGTGCTGGTAACTGTCGCCTTGACGTCACTCTCTTCGGCTTCCTCCAGATCGGACAGATCCTCCAGGCAGATATCCGCGCCAATCGCATCGCTCTCCTCATCGGACGACACTTCGCTCTCCGTATCATTCGATGCTTCTGTTAATCCTGCTTTCTGTCTCGTAGTCTCTGCCTCGTCGAACTGGCCTATGCTCTCGAGATAATTAACGAGTTCTCTTGCAACGGATCTTTGTAACTTGACATCGCTTTCGTTTGCCGAGCTTAGCGCTAAGATGTAATACCGCCGGATTTCCGTATCAGCGGCGTCTGTCGCTGCTAGTAGATCCGCCAGAAACAGCGCCGATCTGCATCTCTCTCGAGGACTGATGCAGAGGTCCAGTTCGCTCTGCGCAAAGGGCAACGCCTCTTTGCATCGTCCAGCATCCTTAAGCGTTTGAGCCAGACTTATCAAGGAGATACCTATTTGCTCGCCTGTCTCCTCCGCGCAGGTCAACATGTGTCGATAATATTCGACACCCTTGTCGAAGCACCGCACGGCAACCGCCGCGTCGCCCAAAGTCTCGTATAACTTTTGCTTGGACTGAACATCAGGCTCGTCAAGAAGACTGTTTTCCGCTCGACATATAGTTACGATAATTCTCAAGTACTTTTCCACCTGCTGATTAACATCTTTCGGTAAGCCGCTGCTTCTATACAGGGAGACCAGTATTTCGCGCGTCTTGATCCACTGACCGGTTCGCATAAACAGTTCAGCCTTCGTCAGCTTTGCCTCAGCTTTTAGGCATACGTCGTTCACGGTGGCTGCGGTCTCGATGTAGCTTAATGCTAGCTCAAGATCGTTCTGCCGCTCGTATATGGTCGCCAGGGAGATGCACGTTCTATGCAGATCCTCTTGGAAGTTGTTGGACACGCACAAGGCAGTCGCCTGCTCGATCAAACTGATCGCCTGTCGTGTCTCCCCCTGAGCCTCCAGTGTTAGTCCCAGATTGAGAAGCAATCTCGCTCGCATCAGTGTTTTCTCTTCTAGTTTGATCTCGGTAGTCAGTTTGTCGCACAGTTCCATACTCTGTGTATAAGCCTTTTTCGCGTTCTCCAAGGCCTCGTTGCGTTTCTTACCAGTTAGACTCTCGGCTGAGCAGAAATGAGTTCTGCCCAGGGTGGCAAATGCGCGCTGCTCCTCTATCGAGTTCTTCATCTCCTTGGCGCCTTCCAGGTGTAAATTTTGATGTGTCAGCGCCTGCTCGTAGTTTCCCATGCTCGCATAAACCTCCCCGATCATTCTATGTGCAATTGCACAGCTTAGCTTGTCCTGTAGTTCCTCACAGCACCTCAGCTGCTCCATGTACTCTCGCAGAGCCTCTTTCGGCCGATTCCTCTCAAAGTACGTGTCCCCCAGAGTGTTTGTGATCTCGGCCAATTGGCGCAAATTGTTGTTATGTTTGGCATGTTGCTTCTTCTTAAGAAGTTTATCGATGTtcattttgacaatttttccATATGCACGTTCTCATAGaacgttttattttcttcgagATCCTACAAAGTGTGAGATAGTTGCATTGAAAAGATAGTATTTAACAAACCAGTTAACTcccaactttttatttttttgtcaaggtgagaaaaaaattgaaaaaatctcCCACAAATAAGTGgtcgagaaaaaaagagttaagataatttttagacctaaagtttcaataaaaacatgtttattCTGTTAATGCTGCAAACTTT of the Monomorium pharaonis isolate MP-MQ-018 chromosome 11, ASM1337386v2, whole genome shotgun sequence genome contains:
- the LOC105832225 gene encoding U6 snRNA phosphodiesterase isoform X1; this translates as MAGLDLIQTYSSDSDEDEKSRDDHKIVNKLALPASILSWKGVEYNEEVIDNPLDHDGRIRSFKHERGNWATLIYINYIPNDCLHIWIDSVISKLPVKGSIISSLHISLSRTLILKFHWIESFVEGIKQSCHRFNKFVVQLTNIKVYCNEEKTRTFLGIYCQDEDGMLKCLTEALDNVLAEYQLPSFYKDTSYHISFFSCLGDKRAYLKEILPSLTNSLNKFLMENMEDGYVHVNDIQCKIGNKCYSFELK
- the LOC105832225 gene encoding U6 snRNA phosphodiesterase isoform X2, with translation MRRAEMIIKLLALPASILSWKGVEYNEEVIDNPLDHDGRIRSFKHERGNWATLIYINYIPNDCLHIWIDSVISKLPVKGSIISSLHISLSRTLILKFHWIESFVEGIKQSCHRFNKFVVQLTNIKVYCNEEKTRTFLGIYCQDEDGMLKCLTEALDNVLAEYQLPSFYKDTSYHISFFSCLGDKRAYLKEILPSLTNSLNKFLMENMEDGYVHVNDIQCKIGNKCYSFELK
- the LOC105832222 gene encoding tonsoku-like protein, with the protein product MNIDKLLKKKQHAKHNNNLRQLAEITNTLGDTYFERNRPKEALREYMEQLRCCEELQDKLSCAIAHRMIGEVYASMGNYEQALTHQNLHLEGAKEMKNSIEEQRAFATLGRTHFCSAESLTGKKRNEALENAKKAYTQSMELCDKLTTEIKLEEKTLMRARLLLNLGLTLEAQGETRQAISLIEQATALCVSNNFQEDLHRTCISLATIYERQNDLELALSYIETAATVNDVCLKAEAKLTKAELFMRTGQWIKTREILVSLYRSSGLPKDVNQQVEKYLRIIVTICRAENSLLDEPDVQSKQKLYETLGDAAVAVRCFDKGVEYYRHMLTCAEETGEQIGISLISLAQTLKDAGRCKEALPFAQSELDLCISPRERCRSALFLADLLAATDAADTEIRRYYILALSSANESDVKLQRSVARELVNYLESIGQFDEAETTRQKAGLTEASNDTESEVSSDEESDAIGADICLEDLSDLEEAEESDVKATVTSTRKRRRRGTAVITRNAKGETDLHVACINGNIAAVERLLSSGHSTNVRDNLGWTPLHEAANFGHVEIAELLLKYGAEINDPGGISCYGMTPLHDAASCGHSSMIELLMRHGADVTRTTRSGDTVLDCLEDWRERVNLSPEDLVEYDAIRKKLLAVIPARKRRKRFSDDASTLDKKSASSFETEPEVSAGEDYKRTIARLRSFNKNSTKNTVKAFKASNNDTPLVSEEQVLVDDWLEDDIGITTTKKKSTSQTNQNKSSSHHAATIKRKSSEGNLENIAKKLKLNDARRSKDDFSTSENSDEDSAEICQYEGPKRTRRKRQTSLISNGFTVSRSPSPVPYLQPQLPHTTVSSKQHDKEYVHLRMSVKEEVFDLKMAICEDERDFITCIISTTERMFHDETGCTIKLQLQSMNGTAITKEGILKNARENANDATKLECEVVELQVPSIVERYKTICCSRNLIPCEIVLKCLRSCENTSIFRVKADDIDDKQLLIPLLKTLEYEKSIKLLQLSGTVLLTAGTHLHRCLSNLTSLQELYLKGCDIDFACLRQVNSLPPQLRVLDLSYNPLGAEGRDTLRKLIAPLRYLQTLNLRYCMLEDFHLPLDNPNLTSCDISWNKLNRDATASFLSRQLFDLNLSNILPSNRSVLSLDTMTLSPSLESLDLSFCDVTDFDVKIILKQLPRLLKLILSGNTNVSVLSVNALLSRQPTLNYIDVSGCKNIASHPEAKLFIQNPEICTLLASIEPNLCNSWIKLWRGAGIITKLPHNLAIFKPV